Sequence from the Sinorhizobium meliloti genome:
AGTTTGAACTCCTCCGTGAGGTGTTTGGTGCGCATCGCATCCACCTCCCGCACTGCGGCCCTTGGCAATGGGTCCTGTGCCGCCCACGCCCGAAGCGCGCACTCTGTTTTCGCAACGTCCAAAGCACCAGACGTCGATACGACGGCGAGTTCTGCCAACGCCTCCAAGCGTTCACGTGGTGTGTCGAAGTGACTAGTCTGTTCGATTAGATCGGCGGTGAAGTCACGCTTCCAAAACTCTATGATTGCCTCGAGAAGCTCACCTCTATTCTTGAAGCGCCAGTAGAACGGGCCTTTGCTCACGCCAAGAATCACGGCCAAACGTTCCACCCTGACCGCCTCAATGCCTCCGGCTGTCAGAGCAGTCAATCCGGCCGCGACCCAATCGGCCTTTGTTGGACCATCTTGTTTATCTGCCATTCGACCCGCCTCACGGTCCGCCCCGTCTGCCGAAGCTAGGCACTTCCAGAAAAGTGTATAACGGCTTTCCGTCCGGAAGTGCGTCGTTTCAAAGGGTTGGAGCGCCGGCTCTTTCCGCCGGACGGGCGGCCGCCCAAAATATGATGAGCCCTACCGGGCCGAAGATCGCCCATTGAATAAGGCCCCAAGGGTTTCCGAACCAGACAAAGGTGAAGAACAGGCAGATACCCGAAACCACCAGGAAATGACCTCCTATTATCCAGGCTACCGGCCAGCGCCAGTCGCTACGGAATGCCGCCACCAGCGTGGCCACGGCACCGCCCACTATCAGCGCCGCCATCTGGTACCACAAGATGTCGAGCACACCGGCCGAGGAGGGTGGCAGATTGGCCGAGTAGACGGGGTACATCACCTCGGGCGTCCCGCCAATGATGTGGTAAATGGCGGCAACGGCATTGACTGCGGATGCCACCAGAAGTGCGCTGCGGCCGGCGCTCCCATCTTGAGGGCGATTGACTAAGTCCGTTCTCATCGTGATGACCCATCCGTACTATACGGCGGCGTATACTACACCGTTGCAGATACGTCAATATACGGTAGCGTATAGAACATCGCGACAGAGACCGCCGGGCTTCCGCTCGTCCAACGCGGCTATCGGGACCGGCAAACGACCGCCCGGATATCACTGCTGGTCCCGTGACTTGGAGAAAACGAACCGCCGAAAGCCCCCGAGAAATTGGGGAGGACAATCTCCCTCCCGACTACTCGGTCATGCATGGAAAGAGGCCTGCCTGGACGCGCCAGGCTGACCCGCAGCGCCTACCAAAGTACCGAAGCGGCATTCCCGCCGCTACGGTCCTTCGGGAATTCCGCACTTAGCCGACCATGAGACAGATAGTTCTCCCCTCACCCTGAGGCGATTTGAACCGGAGCACTGAAATTACAAGACGAGATCAATAACCGCCGACGATCGGAAGAATCTCGCCGGTGATGTAGCTCGACATTTGCGGAGAGGCGAGGAAGACGTAGGCCGGAGCAATTTCCTCTGGCTGCGCTGCCCGCTTCATTGGCGTTTGGGAACCGAACTTCTCCACATCTTCAGCCTCTTTGTCCGATGGATTGAGAGGCGTCCAGACCGGGCCGGGGGCGACGGCGTTCACGCGGATACCTTTGGGCACGAGATGTCCCGAAAGTGCACGGGTGAAGGCATGAATTCCCCCCTTGGTCATGGAGTAGTCCAGAAGTTCCTTCGAGCCGGTAAGGCCCGTGACGGATCCAGTGTTGATGATTGCCGAGCCGTTCTTCAAATGCGGAATAGCGGCCTTTGCCATGTAGAAGTAGCCGTAGAGGTTCGTCTTCAGCGTTTCGTCGAAGTGCTCGTCGGTCAGGTCCTCGATGTCACGAGTGTGAACCTGGAAGGCGGCGTTGTTGATGAGGATGTCGAGGCGACCAAGCTGCATCACCGTTTTTTCCACTGCCTTTCGGCAGAAGCTCGCATCCTTGACGTCGCCTTTGATCACAAGGCACTTGCGTCCCTCCTTCTCAACAGCAGCCTTTGTGTCATCTGCGTCCTGAGATTCATCGAGATGCACGATGGCGACGTCCGCCCCTTCACGGGCAAAGAGGACTGCCACCGACCGACCGATGCCGGAGTCACCCCCCGTGATCAGCGCCACCTTGTCCTTCAGCTTGTCTGAGCCCTTGTAAAACGGTGCATCATACATTGGCGCGACGGGGAGATCAGCCTCTGAGCCTGGCTTGTCCTGATGCACCTTTGGGAATGGCGGCTCTGGATAACGTCGAGCGCCCGCCTGCATGGCTCCTGAGGTCTTCGGCTTTTCCTTCTTGTCGGCCCTTTCAACCTGTTTCTGGATATCGCGCTGCTTCTGCCCGGTTTCGGATTTCATTGGTACCTCCTTCGATTAAGGAGGTAGAACGTTGGCGAGGCCAAAAGGTTTGGGCGAGACCGGCTCAATCCATGCAATCCGCCGACTCCGATGAGGGCACTACCCGCTCCTCTCTCCCTGCCATCCTAAATCATCGTGGTCTAATGAGGGGCCAATGTGCTCTCGTCGATGTGTGCGGTGGCATATACCCGCCGGGCGACGATCGCGAGAAGAAGGAGCGTCACCGTTGCAACGACGCAACAGATGGCAAAGCCAAGTGAGAAGCCGCTTTTCGCTGTCTCCAGCCAGACAGCGGAAGTTGAACCTGGCATCGACCGAGCTGTCTCGACTGCGCCGGCAAGAGTCGCAGAAACGGCCTCGGCTTGCACGGGATTGAGGCTGCTCAGGTCGGCGCGGTTCATCGCCATACGATAGATCAGGGTCGCCAAACTGCCGAGCACCGCGATGCCCAATGCGCCTCCAAATTCAGCGCTCGTCTCCGATATGGCCGAAGCCGAGCCTGCCCGTTCGGGCGGTGCAGTCCCGACGATCAGGCCGGTCGTGGTAAGGACGACCGGAACGAAGCCGAAGCCGATAATCATGCTGGAGCCAAGGATCCCGATCAAGCTCTCGGCGTAGGCGGCGATAGCCATGGCGGCAGCTCCCGCTGCATTGATCAAAAGCCCGCCGAGCACTGTTCTGACGGGTCCGAAGCGGTTGGTGAAGCGGTAGGCCTGGAAAGACATGACAGCGAAGACTAGGGCCGATGGCGCAGACCAAAGAGCAGCTTCCAATGGTGACAGACCAAGCACAAGCTGCAGGAAGAGGTTCTGAAACAGAAAGACGCCGAAGACGAAGAAGACACCGGCGAGGTTTACCATCAGAGAGGCCGTGAACGCTGGTACCCGAAAGAGCGCGAGGTCGACCAACGGATCGCTGAGGCGCCGCTGGCGCCTCACAAACAGGAGGGCGACCAGAAGCCCCAGGCCGATGTAGACGATTTGGGCAAGCTGGAAGCCGTCGGCAGCCATATGCTTGAAACCGTAGATGATCGGCAGAACGGTGGCGAGCGAAAGCACGACACTCAATAAATCCAGTCGGCCGGCATCATTGTTCTTGTATTCCGGCAGCAGAAACGGGGCGACCGCCAGAAGCAGGAGCATGACTGGTATGTTGATCAGGAACACCGATCCCCAGTGGAAATACTGTAGCAGAATTCCGCCGATGAGGGGGCCAACGAGGCCGCCCAGCGCAAAGGCCGTGCCCCAGATGCTGATCGCCCTGTTCCGCTCCGCCTCATTTTTGAAGAGATTGACGATGAGCGACAGAGTGGAGGGAGCGATCGTCGCACCGGCGATGCCAAGCAGGGCCCGTGCCAGAATGAGTTGCCCCGGGGTATTTGAGAAAGCCGCGAAGGCGGATGCGACGCCGAAAGCAAAAGCGCCCATCAGCAACACCCGCCGGCGACCGATCCGGTCTCCCAGCGTTCCCATGGTCACGAGAAAGCCCGCGACCATGAAGCCATAGATGTCATTTATCCAGAGCAGTTGCGATGCGGACGGATCGAGGTCCGCAACGATCGCGGGCACCGCGAGGAACAGCACCGACAAGTCCATCGAGTAGATCAGGCATGCGATGGACAGGACCCACAGGCCAACCCACTCGCGGCGGCTTGCCTGCTCAGGCGTGTGAATGTTCTCTGCCATGGTCGTCCTCCCGGAAGCCGGCGGAGATTTCCCTGAATCGCATCAGTTGACAAGTATCAATTTCCAGGAAGACCGGCTTTGATCCCAAGGAACGCTTTCATGGATTCAAGCTCAGCCTAAACGAGACCGTCATTCCTCGTCACCGAAGTAATCACACGTGGGAATGATCATAAAGGCTGCTGACATTGATCGGAAAGCATTCGCGCTGTAGGTTCGGCACGCGAGCCAAAAGTGCGCGAGCAAGGAGGGACTATCATGCCTAAAGGTACTGTTAAATTTTTCAACG
This genomic interval carries:
- a CDS encoding TetR/AcrR family transcriptional regulator gives rise to the protein MADKQDGPTKADWVAAGLTALTAGGIEAVRVERLAVILGVSKGPFYWRFKNRGELLEAIIEFWKRDFTADLIEQTSHFDTPRERLEALAELAVVSTSGALDVAKTECALRAWAAQDPLPRAAVREVDAMRTKHLTEEFKLLGAPHPLAEQLAKAIYLALLGLYTVRQYTPELADEQSYLTAVRIALDAAQIQSHSTEASAAKSRLEPDI
- a CDS encoding SDR family oxidoreductase; the protein is MKSETGQKQRDIQKQVERADKKEKPKTSGAMQAGARRYPEPPFPKVHQDKPGSEADLPVAPMYDAPFYKGSDKLKDKVALITGGDSGIGRSVAVLFAREGADVAIVHLDESQDADDTKAAVEKEGRKCLVIKGDVKDASFCRKAVEKTVMQLGRLDILINNAAFQVHTRDIEDLTDEHFDETLKTNLYGYFYMAKAAIPHLKNGSAIINTGSVTGLTGSKELLDYSMTKGGIHAFTRALSGHLVPKGIRVNAVAPGPVWTPLNPSDKEAEDVEKFGSQTPMKRAAQPEEIAPAYVFLASPQMSSYITGEILPIVGGY
- a CDS encoding MFS transporter → MAENIHTPEQASRREWVGLWVLSIACLIYSMDLSVLFLAVPAIVADLDPSASQLLWINDIYGFMVAGFLVTMGTLGDRIGRRRVLLMGAFAFGVASAFAAFSNTPGQLILARALLGIAGATIAPSTLSLIVNLFKNEAERNRAISIWGTAFALGGLVGPLIGGILLQYFHWGSVFLINIPVMLLLLAVAPFLLPEYKNNDAGRLDLLSVVLSLATVLPIIYGFKHMAADGFQLAQIVYIGLGLLVALLFVRRQRRLSDPLVDLALFRVPAFTASLMVNLAGVFFVFGVFLFQNLFLQLVLGLSPLEAALWSAPSALVFAVMSFQAYRFTNRFGPVRTVLGGLLINAAGAAAMAIAAYAESLIGILGSSMIIGFGFVPVVLTTTGLIVGTAPPERAGSASAISETSAEFGGALGIAVLGSLATLIYRMAMNRADLSSLNPVQAEAVSATLAGAVETARSMPGSTSAVWLETAKSGFSLGFAICCVVATVTLLLLAIVARRVYATAHIDESTLAPH